ataaTTTCTCCTCTTGATTGCTTTCTCTTTAAATGGAGACTCAAGCTGCATAAAATTATGCATTTTGCTCAGCTGAAGTCACTCAATTCACGAGCACGAAATAAACTTGTTCTTGACCTTCATTTCAATTCCATTTAAACTTTTTGAGTGTCTCAGTTCAAACTTGTTCATGTTAAACTCCACACATGTAGTTATAATGAAATCTAACTCCCAGAATTATGCTTTTTAATATATTGAGGGCATGGTTTAAAGATTGGATTCCTGCACTTTTGTTTTGTCTTTTCATATTTTTGTCACAAATGCACAATACATATGCTGGCTGATTTCTCCCACTCTATGTTAATATATGGCCATAATATGTCATATTATCAGCCACCTCCAAACCCGATCATGCCGATAGACAACCAGCTAAGTTTGGCAGATATAGACACAATCAAAGTGGTTGGAAAAGGAACTGGAGGGGTTGTGCAGTTGGTGCAACATAAATGGACTAATCAGTTTTTTGCATTAAAGGTATACTCGATGCATACtgctacttttttttcttttaccttATTGGTTTATCTTTTTGTATTGGCAATGTCTAGCGCATAACATATCATCTTTCCATCTCCATCATGTTGATTTCGCTGAACACTGGCATTCAAAACTTGCTATTTTCATTCAATTTCCATGCCACTTTAGGGGGCATGCTATGTTAAATTTCAGAAAATGTTCTTTTCTTTAGAGTATGATGATTTAATTTCATCATGGGTAACTCAATTACATTCAAGTAGTTGGTTAAAGCattgattgggatttgatatTCTGGGACATGAAATAGGGCAAGTGATGGGGTAACATATCTCATGTAATGGTTTCCCTATTTgctttttagtatttttaaaatttcagttGTTTCTCTGCATGCTTGTAAGTTAGCAATCTAGTTTAGTAGCTTGAAATGCTGCTGCTtctatataataatttttacaaAGTAATTGAACTGATGAACTAACTTCTTCCTTAATGCTGTTATCCACTATGGTCTACTATCACTTATGCATGATTTCTTCTCAATACAGGAAATTCAAATGAATATCGAGGAGTCTATGCGAAAGCAGATAGCACAGGAGCTGAAAATTAATCAATCAGCACAATGTCCTTATGTTGTTGTCTGCTACCAGTCATTCTATGCCAATGGTGTTATATCAATCATCTTAGAGTACATGGATGGAGGGTCCTTAGCGGATCTTCTGAAGAAAGTCAAAACAATTCCAGAGGCTAATCTTGCAGCCATCTGTAAACAGGTGAGGAAGTCAGAAACTATACTTCAGTTTTTCCCCCAAAATTCTCTTCTCTGAATCCCGAATCTGATTGCGtccatttcttttattttttatgtaggTGCTAAAGGGATTAATGTATCTTCACCATGAAAAACATATCATCCACAGAGACTTGAAACCTTCTAATTTGTTGATAAATCATAGAGGTGAAGTAAAGATTACTGATTTTGGTGTGAGTGCAATTATGGAAAGTACATCCGGTCAAGCAAATACTTTCATCGGCACATTCAACTATATGTCTGTAAGTATTATATGCAATATATTTGTCATTTTTCTCTGATCACCAAGTTGTAAACTGTTGCATGGAATTTAACATCCGCTCTACCAATTTTACAGCCGGAGAGGATCAACGGTAGCCAGCGTGGCTATAACTACAAAAGTGATATATGGAGCTTGGGATTAATATTGCTCGAGTGTGCTATGGGGAGGTTTCCATACACACCACCAGATCAAAGTGAGAGATGGGATAGTATTTTCGAACTAATTGAAACCATTGTAGATAAACCTCCTCCTACTGCTCCATCAGAACACTTTTCTGCAGAATTTTGCTCATTTATATCAGCATGGTATGTGATACTTTTGACTAAGTAACATgccaaaagagaataaaataagacattaaatAACACTAGTTTTTTCTTAGAAGTCATCATGAAATTAGCTTGGATGCTTGAGGAGCCTATAATTTTGTAGAATGTCTATAAATGAATAACAATAGTAAAAGttttttcttaaatttcttgTCATTGTGTGATTCTTATGAGACTTCTAATCTTCCTTTTCGATCTCCTCTTCGTTTAGCTTACAGAAAGACCCGAAGGATAGACTAACAGCTCAGGAACTCATGGTAGGAA
Above is a genomic segment from Arachis stenosperma cultivar V10309 chromosome 1, arast.V10309.gnm1.PFL2, whole genome shotgun sequence containing:
- the LOC130967188 gene encoding mitogen-activated protein kinase kinase 2, which encodes MRKGLLGPSLKLSVPASSDQASFSKFLTESGTFKDGDLLVNRDGVRIVSQSEVEPPPPNPIMPIDNQLSLADIDTIKVVGKGTGGVVQLVQHKWTNQFFALKEIQMNIEESMRKQIAQELKINQSAQCPYVVVCYQSFYANGVISIILEYMDGGSLADLLKKVKTIPEANLAAICKQVLKGLMYLHHEKHIIHRDLKPSNLLINHRGEVKITDFGVSAIMESTSGQANTFIGTFNYMSPERINGSQRGYNYKSDIWSLGLILLECAMGRFPYTPPDQSERWDSIFELIETIVDKPPPTAPSEHFSAEFCSFISACLQKDPKDRLTAQELMGHPFVSMYDDLHIDLGAYFSNAGSPLATL